One window of the Macaca thibetana thibetana isolate TM-01 chromosome 1, ASM2454274v1, whole genome shotgun sequence genome contains the following:
- the LAX1 gene encoding lymphocyte transmembrane adapter 1 isoform X2: MRLHLLQRALATSRNKDQISNIFSGFAGLLAILLVVAVFCILWNWNKRKKRQVPYLRVTVMPLLTLPQNRQRAKNIYDILPWRQEDLGRHESRSMRIFSTESLLSRNSESPEHVPSQAGNAFQEHRAHVHAVEYAVGIYDNAMVPQMCDSLTPSARCINVRASRDCTSISSEDSHEYVNVPTAEEIAETLASTKSPSRNLFVLPSAQKLEFTEERDEGCADAGDCTSLYSPETEDSDSFSNGEGSSQTSNDYVNMTGLDLGAIQERQLWVTFQCCRDYENVPAADPSGSQQQAEKDVPSSNIGHVEDKTDDPGTHVRCVKRTSLASGDYADFQPFTQSENSQMKHREEMSNEDSNDYENVLTAQLGGRDSEQGPGTQLLPDE, from the exons ATGAGATTGCACCTCCTGCAGCGGGCATTAGCCACGTCCAG aaataaagACCAGATCAGCAACATCTTTTCTGGGTTCGCGGGACTCCTTGCCATCCTCCTGGTCGTTGCAGTTTTCTGCATCCTGTGGAACTGGAATAAACGGAAGAAGC GGCAAGTTCCTTACCTCCGAGTTACCGTCATGCCCTTGCTGACTCTGccacaaaacagacaaagagccaaaaatatttatgacatcTTGCCTTGGCGACAGGAAGACCTGG GGAGACATGAGTCAAGGAGTATGCGCATTTTCAGTACTGAGAGCCTCCTCTCCAGAAATTCTGAGAGCCCTGAGCATGTG CCCTCCCAAGCAGGCAATGCCTTCCAGGAGCATAGAGCCCACGTCCATGCCGTGGAGTACGCAGTAGGTATCTATGATAATGCCATGGTCCCCCAGATGTGTGACAGCCTCACTCCCTCAGCACGCTGCATCAATGTCAGAGCTTCCAGAGACTGCACAAGCATTTCTTCAGAGGATTCACATGAGTATGTCAATGTCCCCACAGCAGAAGAGATTGCTGAGACTCTAGCTTCTACCAAAAGCCCTTCCAGAAATCTCTTTGTTCTTCCCAGTGCCCAGAAGCTGGAGTTTACTGAGGAAAGAGATGAGGGCTGTGCAGATGCTGGTGACTGCACCAGTTTGTATTCTCCAGAAACTGAGGACAGTGATTCATTCAGCAATGGAGAAGGTTCTTCTCAGACCTCAAATGACTATGTCAACATGACAGGGTTGGATCTTGGTGCCATCCAGGAGAGGCAGCTCTGGGTGACTTTTCAGTGCTGCAGAGACTATGAAAATGTTCCAGCAGCAGATCCCAGTGGAAGCCAGCAGCAGGCTGAGAAAGATGTGCCATCCTCAAACATAGGTCATGTTGAAGACAAGACAGATGATCCAGGGACCCACGTCCGATGTGTCAAAAGGACATCCCTTGCTTCAGGGGATTATGCAGACTTTCAGCCATTCACACAGAGTGAGAACAGTCAGATGAAACATAGAGAAGAGATGTCAAATGAGGACTCCAATGACTATGAGAATGTGCTAACTGCCCAGTTAGGAGGCAGGGACTCTGAGCAGGGGCCTGGCACTCAGCTCCTTCCTGATGAATGA
- the LAX1 gene encoding lymphocyte transmembrane adapter 1 isoform X1 yields MDGVTPTLSTIRGRTLESSTLHVTPRSLDRNKDQISNIFSGFAGLLAILLVVAVFCILWNWNKRKKRQVPYLRVTVMPLLTLPQNRQRAKNIYDILPWRQEDLGRHESRSMRIFSTESLLSRNSESPEHVPSQAGNAFQEHRAHVHAVEYAVGIYDNAMVPQMCDSLTPSARCINVRASRDCTSISSEDSHEYVNVPTAEEIAETLASTKSPSRNLFVLPSAQKLEFTEERDEGCADAGDCTSLYSPETEDSDSFSNGEGSSQTSNDYVNMTGLDLGAIQERQLWVTFQCCRDYENVPAADPSGSQQQAEKDVPSSNIGHVEDKTDDPGTHVRCVKRTSLASGDYADFQPFTQSENSQMKHREEMSNEDSNDYENVLTAQLGGRDSEQGPGTQLLPDE; encoded by the exons ATGGATGGTGTCACTCCAACCCTTTCGACAATCAGAGGGAGGACCTTGGAGTCCAGCACTCTGCATGTGACTCCCCGCAGCCTGGACAG aaataaagACCAGATCAGCAACATCTTTTCTGGGTTCGCGGGACTCCTTGCCATCCTCCTGGTCGTTGCAGTTTTCTGCATCCTGTGGAACTGGAATAAACGGAAGAAGC GGCAAGTTCCTTACCTCCGAGTTACCGTCATGCCCTTGCTGACTCTGccacaaaacagacaaagagccaaaaatatttatgacatcTTGCCTTGGCGACAGGAAGACCTGG GGAGACATGAGTCAAGGAGTATGCGCATTTTCAGTACTGAGAGCCTCCTCTCCAGAAATTCTGAGAGCCCTGAGCATGTG CCCTCCCAAGCAGGCAATGCCTTCCAGGAGCATAGAGCCCACGTCCATGCCGTGGAGTACGCAGTAGGTATCTATGATAATGCCATGGTCCCCCAGATGTGTGACAGCCTCACTCCCTCAGCACGCTGCATCAATGTCAGAGCTTCCAGAGACTGCACAAGCATTTCTTCAGAGGATTCACATGAGTATGTCAATGTCCCCACAGCAGAAGAGATTGCTGAGACTCTAGCTTCTACCAAAAGCCCTTCCAGAAATCTCTTTGTTCTTCCCAGTGCCCAGAAGCTGGAGTTTACTGAGGAAAGAGATGAGGGCTGTGCAGATGCTGGTGACTGCACCAGTTTGTATTCTCCAGAAACTGAGGACAGTGATTCATTCAGCAATGGAGAAGGTTCTTCTCAGACCTCAAATGACTATGTCAACATGACAGGGTTGGATCTTGGTGCCATCCAGGAGAGGCAGCTCTGGGTGACTTTTCAGTGCTGCAGAGACTATGAAAATGTTCCAGCAGCAGATCCCAGTGGAAGCCAGCAGCAGGCTGAGAAAGATGTGCCATCCTCAAACATAGGTCATGTTGAAGACAAGACAGATGATCCAGGGACCCACGTCCGATGTGTCAAAAGGACATCCCTTGCTTCAGGGGATTATGCAGACTTTCAGCCATTCACACAGAGTGAGAACAGTCAGATGAAACATAGAGAAGAGATGTCAAATGAGGACTCCAATGACTATGAGAATGTGCTAACTGCCCAGTTAGGAGGCAGGGACTCTGAGCAGGGGCCTGGCACTCAGCTCCTTCCTGATGAATGA
- the LAX1 gene encoding lymphocyte transmembrane adapter 1 isoform X3 codes for MAFDCFSRNKDQISNIFSGFAGLLAILLVVAVFCILWNWNKRKKRQVPYLRVTVMPLLTLPQNRQRAKNIYDILPWRQEDLGRHESRSMRIFSTESLLSRNSESPEHVPSQAGNAFQEHRAHVHAVEYAVGIYDNAMVPQMCDSLTPSARCINVRASRDCTSISSEDSHEYVNVPTAEEIAETLASTKSPSRNLFVLPSAQKLEFTEERDEGCADAGDCTSLYSPETEDSDSFSNGEGSSQTSNDYVNMTGLDLGAIQERQLWVTFQCCRDYENVPAADPSGSQQQAEKDVPSSNIGHVEDKTDDPGTHVRCVKRTSLASGDYADFQPFTQSENSQMKHREEMSNEDSNDYENVLTAQLGGRDSEQGPGTQLLPDE; via the exons ATGGCATTTGAttgtttttctagaaataaagACCAGATCAGCAACATCTTTTCTGGGTTCGCGGGACTCCTTGCCATCCTCCTGGTCGTTGCAGTTTTCTGCATCCTGTGGAACTGGAATAAACGGAAGAAGC GGCAAGTTCCTTACCTCCGAGTTACCGTCATGCCCTTGCTGACTCTGccacaaaacagacaaagagccaaaaatatttatgacatcTTGCCTTGGCGACAGGAAGACCTGG GGAGACATGAGTCAAGGAGTATGCGCATTTTCAGTACTGAGAGCCTCCTCTCCAGAAATTCTGAGAGCCCTGAGCATGTG CCCTCCCAAGCAGGCAATGCCTTCCAGGAGCATAGAGCCCACGTCCATGCCGTGGAGTACGCAGTAGGTATCTATGATAATGCCATGGTCCCCCAGATGTGTGACAGCCTCACTCCCTCAGCACGCTGCATCAATGTCAGAGCTTCCAGAGACTGCACAAGCATTTCTTCAGAGGATTCACATGAGTATGTCAATGTCCCCACAGCAGAAGAGATTGCTGAGACTCTAGCTTCTACCAAAAGCCCTTCCAGAAATCTCTTTGTTCTTCCCAGTGCCCAGAAGCTGGAGTTTACTGAGGAAAGAGATGAGGGCTGTGCAGATGCTGGTGACTGCACCAGTTTGTATTCTCCAGAAACTGAGGACAGTGATTCATTCAGCAATGGAGAAGGTTCTTCTCAGACCTCAAATGACTATGTCAACATGACAGGGTTGGATCTTGGTGCCATCCAGGAGAGGCAGCTCTGGGTGACTTTTCAGTGCTGCAGAGACTATGAAAATGTTCCAGCAGCAGATCCCAGTGGAAGCCAGCAGCAGGCTGAGAAAGATGTGCCATCCTCAAACATAGGTCATGTTGAAGACAAGACAGATGATCCAGGGACCCACGTCCGATGTGTCAAAAGGACATCCCTTGCTTCAGGGGATTATGCAGACTTTCAGCCATTCACACAGAGTGAGAACAGTCAGATGAAACATAGAGAAGAGATGTCAAATGAGGACTCCAATGACTATGAGAATGTGCTAACTGCCCAGTTAGGAGGCAGGGACTCTGAGCAGGGGCCTGGCACTCAGCTCCTTCCTGATGAATGA